In Nerophis ophidion isolate RoL-2023_Sa linkage group LG03, RoL_Noph_v1.0, whole genome shotgun sequence, the following are encoded in one genomic region:
- the LOC133549458 gene encoding amino acid transporter heavy chain SLC3A2-like, producing the protein MDVDQDQEQDQVRVELQPAANKDVPPGQAEHQHQQAADADATEADVSEVALDQEDPGDQEDPAEQEDPADQEDQEKQPMTTGGDAAETGEAVAPEGEKNGFVKVKMEEEEEKFTGLNKEELLRVAGTPGWVRTRWALLVLFWLGWFGMLGGAVLIILQAPRCRDLPTTYWWNQGPLYQVARVQSFTDAGNFQGVLSKVDALSRLGVKSLVIGPVHVAPPDDAMGLRFEEISPDAGSLEQLKELLRATHRKGMMVVLDLTPNYQGSTGAWFFNGTVTVVAEKLKSALVFWFDQGVDGVQLSEVERVAAMVPSLWADIRAIVQNGTNERPTKRVLIGVTERHSALDVSDLLSSTGVDLLTSRLLLPSDPAEYAQSIWSLYSAHAQSRLAWNVGGWGQGHMASLVGPALLRLYQVLLFTLPGTPVFNYGDEIGLTDQDSTFPRMLWDSDEELNGTLQEERERRTSSRSFFRRLSELRVKERSLLVGDLVPLFNSSSSLAYMRVWDQSVRYLVAINWAEQEAELELNHQALPPQTMADVVLATNATAVDRVNPARLRVGAREALLLKFPYAG; encoded by the exons ATGGACGTGGATCAGGATCAGGAACAGGACCAGGTGCGCGTGGAGCTGCAACCTGCGGCGAACAAAGACGTCCCGCCGGGCCAAGCTGAGCATCAGCACCAGCAGGCTGCAGATGCTGATGCGACGGAGGCCGATGTGAGCGAGGTGGCTCTGGACCAGGAGGACCCTGGGGACCAGGAGGACCCGGCGGAACAGGAGGACCCGGCGGACCAGGAGGACCAGGAGAAACAACCCATGACCACAGGAGGAGATGCTGCTGAAACCGGCGAGGCTGTGGCCCCTGAGGGGGAGAAGAACGGCTTCGTGAAGGTGAAgatggaggaggaagaggagaagtTCACCGGTCTCAACAAGGAGGAGCTGCTGCGAGTGGCGGGAACACCTGG GTGGGTGCGCACACGCTGGGCGCTGCTGGTCCTGTTCTGGCTGGGCTGGTTCGGCATGCTGGGCGGGGCGGTGCTCATCATCCTGCAGGCGCCGCGCTGCCGGGACTTGCCCACCACCTACTGGTGGAACCAGGGACCCCTCTACCAGGTGGCACGGGTGCAGTCCTTCACGGACGCCGGCAACTTCCAAG GCGTGCTCAGCAAGGTGGACGCCCTGTCTCGGCTCGGGGTCAAGAGTCTGGTGATCGGCCCCGTGCATGTGGCACCGCCGGACGACGCCATGGGTCTGAGATTTGAGGAGATCTCGCCCGACGCCGGCAGCTTAGAGCAGCTAAAGGAGCTGTTGCGCGCCACGCACAGGAAGG GCATGATGGTGGTTCTGGACCTGACACCAAACTACCAAGGATCTACTGGCGCCTGGTTCTTCAACGGCACTGTGACTGTGGTCGCCGAGAAGCTGAAG tctGCACTGGTGTTCTGGTTCGACCAAGGCGTGGACGGCGTGCAGCTGTCTGAGGTGGAGCGTGTGGCCGCCATGGTTCCATCCTTGTGGGCTGACATCCGGGCCATCGTCCAAAACGGGACCAACGAGCGTCCCACTAAGAG AGTTCTGATTGGCGTGACTGAACGCCACTCGGCCCTCGACGTGTCCGACCTGCTGTCCTCCACAGGGGTGGACCTGCTGACGTCCAGGCTCCTCCTACCCTCGGACCCTGCCGAGTACGCCCAGTCCATTTGGAGCTTATACTCCGCCCATGCTCAGAGCCGGCTGGCGTGGAATGTGGGGGGGTGGGGCCAAGGGCATATGGCCTCACTGGTGGGCCCGGCACTGCTCCGACTGTACCAGGTCCTCTTGTTCACGCTGCCCGGCACACCTGTGTTCAACTATGGTGATGAGATCGGCCTGACAGACCAG gaCTCAACGTTTCCCAGAATGCTTTGGGACTCAGACGAAGAACTTAACGGGACCCTGCAG GAGGAGCGAGAGCGCCGTACGTCTAGTCGCAGTTTCTTCCGCCGCCTGAGCGAGCTGCGTGTGAAAGAGCGCTCCCTGCTGGTGGGAGACTTGGTGCCGCTCTTCAACTCCTCGTCCTCGCTGGCATACATGCGCGTATGGGACCAGAGCGTACGTTACCTAGTCGCCATCAACTGGGCCGAGCAGGAGGCGGAGTTGGAGTTGAACCACCAGGCCCTGCCCCCGCAGACCATGGCCGACGTGGTCCTCGCCACCAACGCGACGGCCGTTGACCGTGTGAACCCGGCCAGGCTGCGTGTGGGCGCCAGGGAGGCGCTGCTCCTCAAATTTCCCTACGCTGGCTAG
- the haus2 gene encoding HAUS augmin-like complex subunit 2 isoform X1, which produces MSPMPQGGMSPFTLTSAASLVSKCVSSGAVTQEELDSAYSQPNSAFSSQLHDAEQRIRMQKELDQLQLEAELLRAEKLSADVTHPACLATRFQTLQTFCTHLQDFLKDQNSLRHRFMRPPGRTSLPVRAHLHRSVVNVVHALLDLVERLDEKTSAVARRPAVAGDLARLNSSLAQLLALVAEAETLSNQLLHWKDVHSSLMSDSLTPPPQSRVTCKPDLSPGFI; this is translated from the exons atgtctccg ATGCCTCAAGGGGGTATGTCTCCGTTCACCTTGACATCAGCTGCCAGCCTGGTGTCCAAATGCGTGTCCAGCGGCGCCGTGACTCAG GAAGAGCTAGACTCCGCCTACTCACAGCCCAACTCCGCCTTCTCCTCCCAACTGCATGACGCCGAGCAGCGGATCAGAATGCAGAAGGAGCTGGATCAG CTGCAGCTGGAGGCGGAGCTACTGAGGGCGGAGAAGTTGAGCGCTGATGTCACACATCCAGCCTGCCTTg CCACAAGGTTCCAGACGTTGCAGACGTTCTGCACTCATCTCCAGGACTTCCTGAAGGACCAAAACAGTCTGAGGCATCGTTTCATGAGGCCGCCGGGCCGCACCAGCCTGCCGGTCCGAGCCCACCTGCACAG GTCTGTGGTGAACGTGGTCCACGCACTGCTGGATCTCGTGGAGAGGCTGGATGAGAAGACGAGCGCCGTCGCCAGACGTCCGGCGGTGGCGGGCGACCTGGCTCGACTG AACTCATCTCTCGCCCAGCTGTTAGCCCTGGTGGCGGAAGCTGAGACGTTATCCAATCAGCTTCTTCACTGGAAGGACGTCCACAGCAGCCTGATGAGTGACAGCTTGACCCCGCCCCCTCAATCACGGGTCACATGCAAACCTGACCTTTCACCTGGTTTTATATAA
- the haus2 gene encoding HAUS augmin-like complex subunit 2 isoform X2 produces MPQGGMSPFTLTSAASLVSKCVSSGAVTQEELDSAYSQPNSAFSSQLHDAEQRIRMQKELDQLQLEAELLRAEKLSADVTHPACLATRFQTLQTFCTHLQDFLKDQNSLRHRFMRPPGRTSLPVRAHLHRSVVNVVHALLDLVERLDEKTSAVARRPAVAGDLARLNSSLAQLLALVAEAETLSNQLLHWKDVHSSLMSDSLTPPPQSRVTCKPDLSPGFI; encoded by the exons ATGCCTCAAGGGGGTATGTCTCCGTTCACCTTGACATCAGCTGCCAGCCTGGTGTCCAAATGCGTGTCCAGCGGCGCCGTGACTCAG GAAGAGCTAGACTCCGCCTACTCACAGCCCAACTCCGCCTTCTCCTCCCAACTGCATGACGCCGAGCAGCGGATCAGAATGCAGAAGGAGCTGGATCAG CTGCAGCTGGAGGCGGAGCTACTGAGGGCGGAGAAGTTGAGCGCTGATGTCACACATCCAGCCTGCCTTg CCACAAGGTTCCAGACGTTGCAGACGTTCTGCACTCATCTCCAGGACTTCCTGAAGGACCAAAACAGTCTGAGGCATCGTTTCATGAGGCCGCCGGGCCGCACCAGCCTGCCGGTCCGAGCCCACCTGCACAG GTCTGTGGTGAACGTGGTCCACGCACTGCTGGATCTCGTGGAGAGGCTGGATGAGAAGACGAGCGCCGTCGCCAGACGTCCGGCGGTGGCGGGCGACCTGGCTCGACTG AACTCATCTCTCGCCCAGCTGTTAGCCCTGGTGGCGGAAGCTGAGACGTTATCCAATCAGCTTCTTCACTGGAAGGACGTCCACAGCAGCCTGATGAGTGACAGCTTGACCCCGCCCCCTCAATCACGGGTCACATGCAAACCTGACCTTTCACCTGGTTTTATATAA
- the zgc:109986 gene encoding uncharacterized protein zgc:109986, translated as MDFHEAKHQLLLLVNKVQPSDVPKLVDWIRTSGELDDVVVDNDKVILRSIADELRASLPPDAMVACESHVRQKVRQRARPTAHVDAFLYDDERVDALCEAGRMSRCYCLACGSSKTAPLDFVSHSFSVSELAFLFRNVLPDLSGRTLVDVGSRLGAVLYGGYLFSAASRLVGVELSQDFVDLQNKMVDKYAMRDRVQVVHADVCTQDCLLQSADVVVINNVFQFFMEPDQQVRAWKWITQTLRKTGSLLVTVPSLQETFNTLQDTLPVDWVLELPLDYDVYVQDADPEALRQIHLYKVV; from the exons ATGGACTTTCATGAAGCCAAACATCAACTTCTGCTACTTGTGAACAAAGTCCAACCTTCAGACGTCCCAAAACTCGTTGATTGGATCAGAACATCTG GTGAGCTAGACGATGTCGTGGTGGACAACGACAAGGTGATCCTACGAAGCATCGCAGACGAGCTGCGGGCCAGCTTGCCTCCGGACGCCATGGTGGCGTGCGAGAGCCATGTCCGACAAAAG GTGCGGCAGCGGGCGCGTCCGACGGCGCACGTGGACGCCTTCCTGTACGACGATGAGCGCGTGGACGCTCTGTGCGAGGCGGGGCGCATGAGCCGCTGCTACTGCCTCGCCTGCGGATCCAGCAAGACCGCGCCTTTAG ACTTCGTGTCGCACTCCTTCTCCGTGTCCGAGCTGGCCTTCTTGTTCCGAAACGTTCTGCCGGACCTGAGCGGCCGCACGCTGGTGGACGTAGGCTCGCGGCTGGGGGCGGTGTTATATGGGGGCTACCTGTTTAGCGCTGCCTCCAGGCTGGTGGGCGTGGAGCTCAGCCAGGATTTTGTGGACCTTCAGAACAAAATGGTGGACAAGTACGCAATGAGGGACCGAGTCCAG GTTGTCCACGCTGACGTATGCACGCAGGACTGTCTGCTCCAGAGCGCCGACGTGGTGGTCAtcaacaacgttttccagttcttCATGGAGCCCGACCAACAAGTCAG GGCCTGGAAGTGGATCACCCAGACCTTGAGGAAGACCGGCTCTCTGCTAGTGACGGTCCCCAGTTTGCAGGAGACTTTCAACACACTtcag GATACGCTGCCGGTTGACTGGGTGCTGGAGCTTCCTCTGGACTACGACGTGTACGTTCAGGATGCGGACCCCGAGGCCCTCCGACAGATCCACCTGTACAAGGTGGTCTGA